One segment of Chlorocebus sabaeus isolate Y175 chromosome 26, mChlSab1.0.hap1, whole genome shotgun sequence DNA contains the following:
- the LOC103245737 gene encoding LOW QUALITY PROTEIN: inositol hexakisphosphate and diphosphoinositol-pentakisphosphate kinase 1-like (The sequence of the model RefSeq protein was modified relative to this genomic sequence to represent the inferred CDS: substituted 1 base at 1 genomic stop codon) has translation MATEKYRQQMMKTGKIESSRMELRRVIAIIRHGDRTPKQKMKMEVKHPRFFALFEKHGGYKTGKLKLKRPEQLQEVLDITRLLLAELEKEPGGEIEEKTGKLEQLKSVLEMYGHFSGINRKVQLTYYPHGIKASNEGQDPQREALAPSLLLVLKWNGELTLAGPVQTEKLGQAFRCMYPGGQSDYAGFPGCGLLRLHSTFHHDLKIYASDEGRVQMTAAAFAKGLLALEGELTPILVXMVKSANMNGLLDSDGESLSSCQHRVKARLHHILQQDAPFGPEDYDQLAPTRSISLLNSMTIIQNPVKVCDQVFDLIENLTHHIRERMQDPRSVDLQLYHSETLELMLQRWSKLERDFRQKSGRYDISKIPDIYDCVKYDVQHNGSLGLQGTAELLRFSKAMADVVIPQEYRISREEKLEIAVGFCLPLLRKILLDLQRTHEDESVNKRHPL, from the exons ATGGCAACTGAGAAGTATAGACAGCAGATGATGAAGACTGGAAAGATCGAGAGTTCGAG GATGGAACTTCGTCGTGTCATTGCAATTATTCGTCATGGGGATCGTACTCCCAAGCAGAAGATGAAGATGGAAGTGAAACACCCAAG GTTTTTTGCTCTGTTTGAAAAACATGGTGGCTACAAGACAGGGAAATTAAAACTCAAGCGACCTGAGCAGCTCCAG GAGGTGCTGGATATCACAAGGCTGTTGTTGGCTGAACTGGAGAAAGAACCAGGTGGTGAAATCGAGGAGAAGACTGGAAAACTAGAACAGCTGAAGTCTGTATTGGAGAT GTATGGTCACTTCTCAGGTATAAACCGGAAGGTACAATTGACTTACTACCCTCATGGAATAAAAGCTTCTAATGAGGGGCAAG ATCCACAGAGGGAGGCTCTGGCCCCATCCCTGTTGCTGGTGCTGAAGTGGAATGGAGAACTGACTCTAGCTGGCCCTGTTCAGACTGAGAAGCTGGGGCAAGCTTTTCGCTGCATGTaccctggaggacaga GTGACTATGCTGGCTTCCCTGGTTGTGGACTGCTTCGTCTCCATAGCACTTTCCACCACGACCTCAAGATCTATGCCTCTGATGAGGGTCGTGTTCAGATGACTGCTGCTGCCTTCGCAAAG GGCCTTCTGGCTCTAGAAGGGGAGCTGACACCCATTTTAGTGTAAATGGTGAAGAGTGCCAACATGAATGGGCTACTGGACAGCGATGGGGAGTCTTTGAGCAGCTGCCAGCACCGGGTGAAGGCTCGGCTGCACCATATTTTACAGCAGGATGCGCCCTTTGGCCCTGAGGACTACGACCAG CTGGCTCCCACCAGAAGTATTTCCCTGCTCAACTCCATGACTATCATCCAGAATCCTGTGAAGGTCTGTGATCAGGTATTTGACCTGATCGAAAACCTCACCCACCACATCCGGGAACGGATGCAGGACCCCAGGTCTGTAG ACCTGCAGCTCTACCACAGTGAGACACTAGAGCTAATGCTACAGCGTTGGAGCAAGCTAGAGCGTGACTTTCGACAGAAGAGTGGGCGCTATGATATCAGTAAGATCCCTGACATCTATGACTGTGTCAAGTATGATGTGCAGCACAATGGGAGTCTTGGACTTCAAGGCACAGCCGAGTTGCTCCGTTTCTCTAAGGCAATGGCTGATGTGGTCATTCCCCAG GAGTACAGGATCAGCCGGGAGGAGAAACTGGAAATTGCTGTGGGCTTCTGTCTTCCACTGTTGCGGAAGATACTGCTTGACCTGCAGAGAACCCACGAGGATGAGTCTGTCAACAAGCGGCATCCCCTGTGA
- the LOC103246095 gene encoding creatine kinase U-type, mitochondrial isoform X1: MAGPFSRLLSTRPGIRLLALAGAGSLAAGFLLRPEPVRAASERRRLYPPSAEYPDLRKHNNCMASHLTPAVYARLCDKTTPTGWTLDQCIQTGVDNPGHPFIKTVGMVAGDEETYEVFADLFDPVIQERHNGYDPRTMKHTTDLDASKIRSGYFDERYVLSSRVRTGRSIRGLSLPPACTRAERREVERVVVDALSGLKGDLAGRYYRLSEMTEAEQQQLIDDHFLFDKPVSPLLTAAGMARDWPDARGIWHNNEKSFLIWVNEEDHTRVISMEKGGNMKRVFERFCRGLKEVEQLIQERGWEFMWNERLGYILTCPSNLGTGLRAGVHIKLPLLSKDSRFPKILENLRLQKRGTGGVDTAATGGVFDISNLDRLGKSEVELVQLVIDGVNYLIDCERRLERGQDIRIPTPVIHTKH; this comes from the exons ATGGCTGGTCCCTTCTCCCGTCTGCTGTCCACCCGCCCGGGAATCAGGCTCCTGGCTTTGGCCGGAGCGGGGTCTCTAGCCGCTGGGTTTCTGCTCCGACCGGAACCTGTACGAGCAGCCAGTGAACGAAGGAGGCTGTATCCCCCGAG CGCTGAGTACCCAGACCTCCGAAAGCACAACAACTGCATGGCCAGTCACCTGACCCCAGCAGTCTATGCACGGCTCTGCGACAAGACCACACCCACTGGTTGGACGTTAGATCAGTGTATCCAGACTGGCGTGGACAACCCTGGCCACCCCTTCATCAAGActgtgggcatggtggctggagATGAGGAGACCTATGAG GTATTTGCTGACCTGTTTGATCCTGTGATCCAAGAGCGACACAATGGATATGACCCCCGGACAATGAAGCACACCACGGATCTGGATGCCAGTAAA ATCCGTTCTGGCTACTTTGATGAGAGGTATGTATTGTCCTCTAGAGTCAGAACTGGCCGAAGCATCCGAGGACTCAGTCTGCCTCCAGCTTGCACTCGAGCAGAGCGACGGGAGGTGGAACGTGTTGTGGTGGATGCACTGAGTGGCCTGAAGGGTGACCTGGCTGGACGTTACTATAGGCTCAGTGAGATGACAGAGGCTGAACAGCAGCAGCTGATTGAT GACCACTTTCTGTTTGATAAGCCTGTGTCCCCATTGCTGACTGCAGCAGGAATGGCTCGAGACTGGCCAGATGCTCGTGGAATTTG GCACAACAACGAGAAGAGCTTCCTGATCTGGGTGAATGAGGAGGATCATACACGGGTCATCTCCATGGAGAAGGGTGGCAACATGAAGAGAGTGTTTGAAAGATTCTGCCGAGGCCTCAAAGAG GTGGAGCAACTTATCCAAGAACGTGGCTGGGAGTTCATGTGGAATGAGCGTTTGGGATACATCTTGACCTGTCCATCTAACCTGGGCACTGGACTTCGGGCAGGAGTGCACATCAAACTGCCCCTGCTAAGCAAA GATAGCCGCTTCCCAAAGATCCTGGAGAACCTAAGACTCCAAAAGCGTGGTACTGGAGGAGTGGACACTGCTGCCACAGGCGGTGTCTTTGATATTTCTAATTTGGACCGACTAGGCAAATCAGAG GTGGAGCTTGTGCAGCTGGTCATCGATGGAGTAAACTATTTGATTGATTGTGAACGGCGTCTGGAGAGAGGCCAGGATATCCGCATCCCCACACCTGTCATCCACACCAAGCATTAA
- the LOC103246095 gene encoding creatine kinase U-type, mitochondrial isoform X2, with protein sequence MPVKVRTGRSIRGLSLPPACTRAERREVERVVVDALSGLKGDLAGRYYRLSEMTEAEQQQLIDDHFLFDKPVSPLLTAAGMARDWPDARGIWHNNEKSFLIWVNEEDHTRVISMEKGGNMKRVFERFCRGLKEVEQLIQERGWEFMWNERLGYILTCPSNLGTGLRAGVHIKLPLLSKDSRFPKILENLRLQKRGTGGVDTAATGGVFDISNLDRLGKSEVELVQLVIDGVNYLIDCERRLERGQDIRIPTPVIHTKH encoded by the exons ATGCCAGTAAA AGTCAGAACTGGCCGAAGCATCCGAGGACTCAGTCTGCCTCCAGCTTGCACTCGAGCAGAGCGACGGGAGGTGGAACGTGTTGTGGTGGATGCACTGAGTGGCCTGAAGGGTGACCTGGCTGGACGTTACTATAGGCTCAGTGAGATGACAGAGGCTGAACAGCAGCAGCTGATTGAT GACCACTTTCTGTTTGATAAGCCTGTGTCCCCATTGCTGACTGCAGCAGGAATGGCTCGAGACTGGCCAGATGCTCGTGGAATTTG GCACAACAACGAGAAGAGCTTCCTGATCTGGGTGAATGAGGAGGATCATACACGGGTCATCTCCATGGAGAAGGGTGGCAACATGAAGAGAGTGTTTGAAAGATTCTGCCGAGGCCTCAAAGAG GTGGAGCAACTTATCCAAGAACGTGGCTGGGAGTTCATGTGGAATGAGCGTTTGGGATACATCTTGACCTGTCCATCTAACCTGGGCACTGGACTTCGGGCAGGAGTGCACATCAAACTGCCCCTGCTAAGCAAA GATAGCCGCTTCCCAAAGATCCTGGAGAACCTAAGACTCCAAAAGCGTGGTACTGGAGGAGTGGACACTGCTGCCACAGGCGGTGTCTTTGATATTTCTAATTTGGACCGACTAGGCAAATCAGAG GTGGAGCTTGTGCAGCTGGTCATCGATGGAGTAAACTATTTGATTGATTGTGAACGGCGTCTGGAGAGAGGCCAGGATATCCGCATCCCCACACCTGTCATCCACACCAAGCATTAA
- the LOC119622937 gene encoding LOW QUALITY PROTEIN: stereocilin-like (The sequence of the model RefSeq protein was modified relative to this genomic sequence to represent the inferred CDS: inserted 3 bases in 3 codons), with amino-acid sequence MVTLSECLFCTSVWHQSPWVPLRGPSDPLSLVPLTEAYPSPEPKDQIFSGSGNKPAVRLQILFPERPHYSVSGASGCLQCPALTWLTHTVENNQNSPPVPVFTWKHGSEPLAPAAAATAAAAVLCSDSGPYGPQSPDPGLSFLKSLLSTLHQASQGSLSHSRFSTFLAKISSSFEPGRMGEGPVGEPPPLQPPAFQLHDFLVTLTGSPDWEPMLGLLGDLLALLGQEQTPRDFLVHQAGVLGALVPGGPPTPTRPPCTRNGPSDCVMAADWLPSLLLLLEGTRWQALVQMQPSVDPTNATGLDGREPAPHFLQGLLGLLTPTGELGSEEALWGGLLRTVGAPLYAAFQEGLLRVTHSLQDEVFSILGQPEPDANGQCQGGNLQQLLLWGVRHNLSWDVQALGFLSGSPPPPPALLHCLSAGVPLPRASQPSAHISPRQRRAITVEALCENHSGPAPPYSISSFSIHLLCQHTKPVTPQPPPSTIAICQTAVWYAVSWAPGAQGWLQACHDQFPDEFLNAICSNLSFSALSGSTRRLVKWLCAGLLPPPTSCPEDLPPVPLTPDIFWGCFLENETLWAERLCGEASLQAVPPSNQAWVQHVCQGPTPDVTASPPCHIGPCGERCPDGGSFLVMVCANDTMYEALVPFWPWLAGQCRISRGGNDMCFLEGLLGPLLPSLPPLGPSPLCLTPGPFLLGMLSQLPRCQSSVPALAHATRLHYLLRLLTFLLGTGAGGAEAQGMLGRALLLSSLPDNCSFWDAFRPEGRRSVLRTIGEYLEQEEEQPTPPGLEPTVNPSSGISKMELLACFSPVLWDLLQREKSVWALQILVQAYLHMPPENLQQLVLSAEREAAQGFLTLMLQGKLQVPPSEEQALGRLTALLLQRYPRLTSQLFIDLSPLIPFLAVSDLMRFPPSLLVNESVLAAIRDYSPGMRPEQKEALAKRLLAPELFGEVPAWPQELLWAVLPLLPHLPLENFLQLSPHQILALEDSWPAAGLGSGHACHILRSLVNQSVQDGEEQVRRLGPLACFLSPEELQSLVPLGDLMGPVERGLLECAANGTLSLEGRVAYELLGVLRSSGGAVLSPRELQVWAPLFPQLGLRFLQELSEPQLRAMLPAXQGASVTLAQAVLLLGRLLPRHDLSLEELCSLHLLLPGLSPQTLQVIPRQILVGACSCLAPELSRLSACQTAALLQTFRVKDGVKNMGTTGAGPAVCVPGQQHLTTAACMPSPDSHLSLHCYTHCCQQPVPTTWPDCLLPLLPLKLLQLQRSLPLSGEVLETLGPLVGFLGIESTRQIPLQILLSHLSQLQGFCLGETFATELGWLLLQESVLGKPELWSQDEVEQAGRLVFTLSTEAISLIPREALGPETLERLLEKQQSWEQSRVGQLCRGPQLAXKKAALVGGVVRPAAEDLPEPVPNCADVRGTFPAAWSATQIAEMKLSDFEDCLTLFAGDSGLGPKELWAAWGKQNSCGVPPRGFRPEQILQLGRLLIGLGDRELQELILVDWGVLSTLGQIDGWSSTQIRVVVSSFLWQSGRHVSHLDFIHLTALGYTLCGLRPEELQHISSWEFSQAALFLGTLHLQCSEEQLEVLAHLLVLPGGFGPISNWGPEIFTEIGTIAAGIPDLALSALLRGQIQGLTPLAISVIPPPKFAVVFSPTQLSSLTSAQAVAVTPEQMXLSPEQRRAVAWAQHEGKESPEQQGRSTAWGLQDWSRPSWSLVLTISFLGHLL; translated from the exons CAATCTCCTTGGGTTCCTCTGAGGGGCCCCTCGGATCCCCTATCATTGGTCCCTCTCACAGAAGCCTACCCTTCTCCAGAGCCAAAGGATCAGATATTCAGTGgctcaggtaacaaacctgctGTCAGGTTACAGATATTGTTTCCTGAAAGACCACACTACAGTGTCAGTGGAGCCTCAGGCTGCCTGCAGTGCCCTGCCCTCACCTGGCTAACCCACACAGTTGAGAATAACCAGAACTCCCCTCCGGTACCAGTGTTCACCTGGAAACATGGCTCTGAGCCTttggcccctgctgctgctgctactgctgctgctgctgtccttTGCAG TGACTCTGGCCCCTATGGGCCTCAGTCCCCGGACCCTGGTCTCTCCTTCCTGAAGTCATTGCTCTCCACTCTGCACCAGGCTTCCCAGGGCTCCCTGAGCCACTCACGGTTCTCTACATTCCTGGCcaaaatttcttcttcctttgagcctgggagaaTGGGGGAAGGACCAGTAGGAGAGCCCCCACCTCTCCAGCCACCTGCGTTCCAGCTCCATGATTTTTTAGTGACACTGACAGGCAGCCCCGACTGGGAGCCAATGCTAGGGCTGCTGGGGGATCTGCTGGCACTGCTGGGACAGGAGCAGACTCCCCGAGATTTCCTGGTGCACCAGGCAGGGGTGCTGGGAGCCTTAGTTCCTGGGGGCCCCCCTACCCCAACTCGGCCCCCGTGCACCCGTAATGGGCCCTCTGACTGTGTCATGGCTGCTGACTGGTTACCTTCTCTGCTGTTGTTGTTAGAGGGTACACGCTGGCAAGCTCTGGTGCAGATGCAGCCCAGTGTGGATCCCACCAATGCCACAGGCCTCGATGGGAGGGA gccagctcctCACTTTTTGCAGGGTCTGTTGGGTTTGCTTACCCCAACAGGGGAGCTAGGCTCCGAGGAGGCGCTTTGGGGCGGTCTGCTACGCACAGTGGGGGCCCCCCTCTATGCTGCCTTTCAGGAGGGGCTGCTCCGTGTCACTCACTCCCTGCAGGATGAGGTCTTTTCCATTCTGGGGCAGCCAGAGCCTGATGCCAATGGGCAGTGCCAGGGAG GTAACCTTCAACAGCTGCTCTTATG GGGCGTCCGGCACAACCTTTCCTGGGATGTCCAGGCGCTGGGCTTTCTGTCTGgatcaccacccccaccccctgccctcctTCACTGCCTGAGCGCAGGTGTGCCTCTGCCCAGAGCTTCTCAGCCCTCAGCCCACATCAGCCCACGCCAACGGCGAGCCATCACTGTGGAGGCCCTCTGTGAGAACCACTCAGGCCCAGCACCACCCTACAGCATTTCTAGCTTCTCCATCCACTTGCTCTGCCAACACACCAAGCCTGTCACTCCACAGCCCCCTCCCAGCACCATTGCCATCTGCCAGACCGCTGTGTGGTATGCAGTCTCATGGGCACCAGGTGCCCAAGGCTGGCTACAGGCCTGTCATGACCAGTTTCCCGATGAGTTTTTGAATGCGATCTGTAGTAACCTCTCCTTTTCAGCCCTGTCTGGCTCCACCCGCCGCCTGGTGAAGTGGCTCTGTGCTGGCCTGCTCCCACCCCCTACCAGCTGCCCTGAAGACCTGCCCCCTGTTCCCCTCACCCCAGACATCTTTTGGGGCTGCTTCTTGGAGAACGAGACTCTGTGGGCTGAGCGACTGTGTGGGGAGGCAAGTCTACAGGCTGTGCCCCCCAGCAACCAGGCTTGGGTCCAGCATGTGTGCCAGGGACCCACCCCAGATGTCACTGCTTCCCCACCCTGCCACATTGGACCCTGTGGGGAACGCTGCCCAGATGGGGGCAGCTTCCTGGTGATGGTCTGTGCCAATGACACCATGTATGAGGCCCTGGTGCCCTTCTGGCCTTGGCTAGCAGGCCAGTGCCGGATAAGTCGTGGGGGCAATGACATGTGCTTCCTAGAAGGGCTGCTGGGCCCCCTTCTGCCCTCTCTACCACCACTGGGACCATCCCCACTCTGTCTGACCCCTGGCCCCTTCCTCCTTGGCATGCTATCCCAGTTGCCACGCTGTCAGTCCTCTGTGCCAGCCCTTGCTCACGCCACACGCCTACACTATCTCCTCCGCCTGCTGACCTTCCTCTTGGGTACAGGGGCTGGGGGCGCTGAGGCCCAGGGGATGCTGGGTCGGGCCCTACTGCTCTCCAGTCTCCCAGACAACTGCTCCTTCTGGGATGCCTTTCGCCCAGAGGGCCGGCGCAGTGTGCTACGGACGATTGGGGAATACCTGGAACAAGAGGAGGAGCAGCCAACCCCACCAGGCTTGGAACCCACTGTCAACCCCAGCTCTGGTATAAGCAAGATGGAGCTGCTGGCCTGCTTTAGT CCTGTGCTGTGGGATCTGCTCCAGAGGGAAAAGAGTGTTTGGGCCCTGCAGATTCTAGTGCAG GCATACCTGCATATGCCCCCAGAAAACCTCCAGCAGCTGGTGCTTTCAGCAGAGAGGGAGGCTGCACAGGGCTTCCTGACACTCATGCTGCAGGGGAAGCTGCAG GTACCACCATCCGAGGAGCAGGCCCTGGGTCGCCTGACAGCCCTGCTGCTCCAGCGATACCCGCGCCTCACCTCCCAGCTCTTCATTGACCTGTCACCACTCATCCCTTTCTTGGCTGTCTCTGACCTGATGCGCTTCCCACCATCCCTGTTAGTCAACGAGAGTGT CCTGGCTGCCATCCGGGATTACAGCCCAGGAATGAGGCCTGAACAGAAGGAGGCTCTGGCAAAGCGTCTGCTGGCCCCTGAACTGTTTGGGGAAGTGCCTGCCTGGCCCCAGGAGCTGCTGTGGGCAGTgctgcccctcctcccccacctccctctggAGAACTTTCTGCAGCTCAGCCCTCACCAG ATCCTAGCCCTGGAGGACAGCTGGCCAGCAGCAGGTCTGGGGTCCGGGCATGCCTGCCATATACTGCGCAGCCTGGTAAACCAGAGTGTCCAGGATGGTGAGGAGCAGGTACGCAG GCTTGGGCCCCTCGCCTGTTTCCTGAGCCCTGAGGAGCTGCAGAGCCTAGTGCCCCTGGGTGATCTGATGGGGCCGGTAGAACGGGGGCTGCTGGAATGTGCAGCCAACGGGACCCTCAGCCTGGAAGGACGG GTGGCATATGAACTTCTGGGGGTGTTGCGCTCATCTGGAGGTGCGGTGCTGAGCCCCCGGGAGCTGCAGGTCTGGGCCCCGCTCTTCCCTCAGCTGGGCCTCCGCTTCCTGCAGGAGCTGTCAGAGCCCCAGCTTAGAgccatgcttcctg ctcagggagctagTGTTACACTTGCTCAG GCTGTCCTGCTGCTTGGACGGCTCCTTCCTAGGCACGAT CTATCCCTGGAGGAACTCTGCTCCTTGCATCTTCTGCTGCCCGGCCTCAGCCCCCAGACACTCCAGGTCATCCCTAGGCAAATCCTGGTTGGGGCTTGTTCCTGCCTGGCCCCTGAACTGTCACGCCTCTCAGCCTGCCAGACCGCAGCACTGCTGCAGACCTTTCGG GTTAAAGATGGCGTTAAAAATATGGGTACAACAGGTGCTGGTCCAGCTGTGTGTGTCCCTGGTCAG CAACACCTGACCACAGCAGCCTGCA TGCCAAGTCCAGACTCTCACCTATCACTACACTGCTATACCCATTGCTGCCAGCAGCCTGTTCCCACCACCTGGCCAGACTGCCTGCTTCCCCTGCTCCCATTAAAGCTGTTACAACTCCAAAGGAGTCTTCCACTCTCAGGGGAAGTGCTGGAGACCTTAGGCCCTTTGGTTGGATTCTTGGGGATAGAGAGCACACGACAGATCCCCCTCCAGATCCTGCTGTCCCATCTCAGTCAGCTGCAAGGTTTCTGCCTAGGAGAGACATTTGCCACAGAGCTGGGATGGCTGCTATTGCAGGAGTCTGTTCTTGG GAAACCAGAGTTGTGGAGCCAGGATGAAGTAGAGCAAGCTGGACGCCTAGTGTTCACTCTGTCTACTGAGGCAATTTCCTTGATCCCCAGG GAGGCCTTGGGTCCGGAGACCCTGGAGCGGCTTCTAGaaaagcagcagagctgggagcaGAGCAGAGTTGGACAGCTGTGTAGGGGGCCACAGCTGG GCAAGAAAGCAGCCCTGGTAGGAGGGGTTGTGCGACCAGCTGCTGAGGATCTTCCAG AACCTGTGCCAAATTGTGCAGATGTACGAGGGACATTCCCAGCAGCCTGGTCTGCAACCCAGATTGCAGAGATGAAGCTCTCAGACTTTGAGGACTGCCTGACACTATTTGCAGGAGATTCAGGACTTGGGCCCAAGGAATTGTGGGCAGCATGGGGAAAGCAAAACAG TTGTGGGGTCCCCCCCCGGGGATTTCGTCCTGAGCAGATCCTGCAGCTCGGTCGGCTCTTAATAGGTCTAGGAGATCGGGAACTACAGGAGCTGATCCTAGTGGACTGGGGAGTGCTGAGCACCCTGGGGCAGATAGATGGCTGGAGCTCCACTCAG atCCGTGTTGTGGTCTCCAGTTTCCTATGGCAGAGTGGTCGGCATGTGAGCCACCTGGACTTCATTCATCTGACAGCGCTGGGTTATACGCTCTGTGGACTGCGGCCAGAGGAGCTCCAGCACATCAGCAGTTGGGAGTTTAG CCAAGCAGCTCTCTTCCTGGGCACCCTACATCTCCAGTGCTCTGAAGAACAACTGGAGGTTCTGGCCCACCTCCTTGTACTGCCTGGTGGCTTTGGCCCAATCAGTAACTGGGGGCCTGAGATCTTCACTGAAATTGGCACCATAGCAG CTGGGATCCCAGACCTGGCTCTTTCAGCACTGCTGCGGGGACAGATCCAGGGCCTTACTCCTCTTGCCATTTCTGTCATCCCTCCTCCTAAATTTGCT GTGGTGTTTAGTCCCACCCAACTATCTAGTCTCACCAGTGCTCAGGCTGTGGCTGTCACTCCTGAGCAAA GCCTGAGTCCTGAGCAGCGACGAGCAGTTGCATGGGCCCAGCATGAGGGGAAGGAGAGCCCAGAACAGCAAG GTCGAAGTACAGCCTGGGGCCTCCAGGACTGGTCACGACCTTCCTGGTCCCTGGTATTGACTATCAGCTTTCTTGGCCACCTGCTCTGA